From one Lycium ferocissimum isolate CSIRO_LF1 chromosome 5, AGI_CSIRO_Lferr_CH_V1, whole genome shotgun sequence genomic stretch:
- the LOC132058257 gene encoding mitotic-spindle organizing protein 1B-like: MDPEAARTARDSLELVFHMSNILDTGLDRHTLSVLISLCDLGLNPEALAAVIKELRQQKPSSSSSLP; encoded by the coding sequence ATGGATCCGGAGGCAGCACGTACGGCACGTGATTCTCTGGAACTTGTATTTCATATGTCGAACATTCTGGATACTGGCCTCGATCGTCATACTCTTTCTGTTCTCATTTCCCTTTGCGATTTGGGTCTTAACCCTGAAGCATTGGCTGCTGTCATTAAGGAACTTCGACAACAAaaaccctcttcttcttcttcactgcCTTAG
- the LOC132058259 gene encoding palmitoyl-acyl carrier protein thioesterase, chloroplastic-like, whose translation MALKIRDVCSLHYPNNLSKIESHEKEFQILKFGSIKGYGKKDLRVISASASGSNNSKSIDTINGKKINGVHVEEYPRLGKMGNVVIDKSTELGASSSNHSYLLGNFVDDRFVYRQSFVIRSYEIGPDKTATMETIMNLLQETALNHVANSGVGSNGFGATREMSLRKLIWVVTRIHIQVEQYSSWGDVVEIDTWVDAAGKNGMRRDWIIRDSTTKNIITKATSTWVIMNRETRRLSKIPEQVKAEVQPFYINRFAIPSAQIDSEKIEKLNDETAQIISSGLAPRWSDMDANQHVNNVKYIGWILESVPINVLEDCNLMSLTLEYRRECRLSNVLQSMTTLREIETATSDENGGISGTECTHLIRMEADRAEVVRARSIWQHKQ comes from the exons ATGGCATTGAAAATCAGAGATGTATGCAGCTTACATTATCCCAATAATTTGTCGAAAATAGAGTCGCATGAGAAggaatttcaaattttgaaatttggttCTATTAAAGGTTATGGGAAGAAGGATTTGAGGGTGATAAGCGCAAGTGCAAGCGGAAGCAATAATTCAAAGAGCATTGATACAATTAatgggaagaaaataaatggtGTTCATGTAGAGGAGTATCCACGTTTAGGGAAAATGGGCAATGTAGTCATTGATAAGAGCACAGAATTAGGAGCATCCTCATCTAATCATTCATATCTACTAGGGAATTTCGTGGATGATCGATTTGTGTATAGACAATCCTTTGTGATTAGGTCTTATGAAATTGGACCTGATAAAACTGCTACCATGGAAACCATAATGAATCTCCTTCAG GAGACAGCTCTAAATCATGTGGCAAACTCAGGGGTTGGTAGTAATGGATTTGGGGCTACACGAGAGATGAGCCTTAGGAAACTCATATGGGTAGTCACTCGCATACATATCCAAGTTGAACAATATAGCTCCTG GGGAGATGTGGTGGAGATAGATACATGGGTAGATGCAGCAGGTAAAAACGGAATGCGAAGGGATTGGATCATTCGGGACTCCACTACCAAGAACATCATCACAAAAGCAACaag TACATGGGTGATAATGAACagagaaacaagaaggttaTCCAAAATCCCAGAGCAGGTCAAAGCAGAAGTTCAACCTTTCTACATCAACAGATTCGCGATTCCATCTGCACAAATTGATTCTGAAAAGATTGAGAAACTCAACGATGAAACTGCACAAATTATCAGTTCTGGTTTAGCT CCGCGATGGAGTGACATGGATGCTAATCAACATGTCAACAATGTCAAATACATTGggtggattttggag AGTGTGCCTATAAATGTTTTAGAAGACTGCAACCTAATGAGCTTGACATTAGAGTATCGGCGCGAATGTCGATTGTCAAACGTGCTGCAATCCATGACAACTCTGAGAGAAATAGAAACAGCAACAAGTGATGAAAATGGTGGAATTAGTGGAACGGAATGCACGCATCTGATCCGCATGGAGGCTGATCGAGCAGAGGTTGTTCGAGCCAGGTCCATATGGCAGCATAAACAATGA